In Schizosaccharomyces osmophilus chromosome 2, complete sequence, the following proteins share a genomic window:
- a CDS encoding sphingolipid biosynthesis protein: MGLALSIPSVIGSSLTSVVGIGSSFVFASLLSLTNYIQSTVGAIISYAVLYLLNSLLSWCMLSSWFNNKLSKLSAGYLQFGCQDDGKCYSVIAVHRLSFALVMFHCLFALILSLSNSRSAVSAKIQHSLWPFKIVLWILLIVASFFIPTSFMTFWGNVLSVIGSAFFIVYGLLLLVDFAHTWAEKCVERVLVTDSTTSKFSLVGSTVGMYLIALLLTILAYVYFCASSCSFNQAINTINLLLCIAVSCLSVHPTVQEYNPRSGLAQASMVTCYTSYLILSALANRPDEGKCNPWSESATGTQEFSKIIGAAFTFLTIVYSALRAVSGSDKDEDYDFFYGDSNNLSRERTLETDFDDDNGVSNSKNDYNYIWFHVIFILAACYTGSLLTNWNTMSVYEDKKNDVFVRIGFSYAAVWVKIITSWICHLLYAWTCLAPIFFPYRFIN; the protein is encoded by the coding sequence ATGGGTCTCGCGCTTTCCATTCCTTCTGTTATAGGAAGCTCCCTAACAAGCGTCGTTGGTATTGGCAGTAGTTTTGTCTTCGCTTCGCTGCTAAGTCTAACAAATTATATTCAAAGCACTGTTGGTGCCATTATTAGCTATGCAGTTTTGTATTTGCTGAATTCACTGCTGTCTTGGTGCATGCTGAGTTCCTGGTTTAATAACAAACTTTCAAAACTATCCGCTGGGTATTTGCAATTTGGTTGTCAAGACGATGGAAAATGCTACAGTGTAATTGCAGTTCATCGTTTATCTTTTGCTCTTGTCATGTTTCATTGCCTGTTTGCCTTAATTTTAAGTCTTTCCAATTCTCGGTCTGCAGTTTCCGCCAAAATCCAACACAGTTTGTGGCCTTttaaaattgttttgtgGATTCTCCTTATCGTAGCTTCGTTTTTCATCCCAACTTCATTCATGACCTTCTGGGGTAACGTTTTATCCGTAATTGGgtctgctttttttatcGTATATGGCTTACTGCTTCTCGTCGATTTTGCACACACATGGGCTGAAAAATGCGTTGAACGAGTATTGGTCACGGATTCTACCACCTCAAAATTCTCCTTGGTTGGTTCTACTGTAGGCATGTATCTAATTGCTTTGCTGCTCACAATTCTTGCTTATGTTTATTTCTGCGCTTCTTCATGCTCCTTCAATCAAGCTATTAATACCATTAACCTTTTATTATGTATTGCTGTTAGCTGTCTTTCGGTGCATCCTACTGTTCAAGAATATAATCCTCGATCTGGTCTTGCACAGGCCTCCATGGTTACATGCTATACCAGCTACCTTATTCTTTCCGCATTAGCAAATAGACCAGACGAGGGAAAATGTAATCCATGGAGTGAATCCGCTACCGGAACTCAAGAGTTTAGCAAAATAATTGGGGCTGcttttacctttttgaCCATCGTATATAGTGCTTTGAGGGCAGTTTCCGGATCGgacaaagatgaagattACGATTTTTTTTACGGCGATTCTAATAACTTGTCGCGTGAGAGAACCTTAGAAACCGATTTCGATGACGACAACGGCGTGTCAAACTCGAAGAATGACTATAACTATATATGGTTCCATGTTATTTTCATCCTGGCAGCTTGTTACACTGGTTCCCTTCTCACCAATTGGAACACAATGAGTGTATATGAggacaaaaagaatgatgTTTTTGTACGTATCGGATTCTCCTATGCCGCCGTCTGGGT